In Caballeronia sp. SBC1, the DNA window AAATCTGGTCGACCCAGGCTGGCGTAGCCGCCGAAGCCGTCACCCGCGCGGGTCTGAACGGTGCATCCATAGCCGCTATTGGCATTACCAACCAGCGCGAGACCACCATTGTCTGGGATCGCGAAACCGGCCAGCCGATCTATAACGCCATTGTGTGGCAAGACCGCCGCACCGCCGACTTCTGCGACGAGTTGAAGGCGCAGGGCCTGGAAGAAAAGGTCCGTGCCAAGACGGGCTTGCCAATTGATTCGTACTTCTCCGCGACCAAGATCCGCTGGATCCTCGACAACGTGGAAGGCGCTCGCGAGAAAGCGAAACAAGGACGCCTTGCATTCGGTACGGTCGATAGCTGGCTCGTATGGAATTTCACGAAACACGGTTTGCATATCACCGACGTCACCAACGCGTCGCGCACCATGCTCTTCAATATCCACACGCTCAAGTGGGACGACGAACTGCTCGACGCGCTGGACATTCCGCGCAGCATGCTGCCCGAAGTGCGCGCCTCGTCTGATGTGTACGGCCCGACCAAGACCACGGTATTCGCCTCGAAGATTCCGCTTGCCGGCATTGCAGGCGACCAGCACGCCGCCCTCTTCGGCCAGATGTGCACGAAGTCCGGCATGGTGAAAAACACCTATGGCACCGGTTGTTTCCTCGTCATGAACACCGGCGACAAGCCGATCGAATCGCGCAACAACCTGGTTACCACTATTGCATGGCAGATCGGTGACCAGGTCAATTATGCGCTGGAAGGCAGCATCTTTATTGGCGGCGCGGTCGTGCAATGGATTCGCGACGGCCTTGGTATCATCAAGAGTGCGAACGAAATCGAAGCTCTTGCGCGCAGCGTGGCGCATAGCGACGGCGTCTATATGGTGCCCGCTTTTGCAGGTCTGGGTGCGCCGCACTGGAATGCACGTGCACGCGGAACGTTGTTCGGCGTGACACGTGGCACGACCTCCGCCCACATTGCACGGGCGGCGCTGGAAAGTATCGCGTTTCAATCGATCGATGTATTGAAGGCCATGGAAGCCGACTCCGGCATCCGCATTGGCGAATTGCGCGTTGACGGCGGCGCGGTCGCCAACAACCTGCTGATGCAATTCCAGGCCGACATGCTGGGTGTGGACGTAGTCCGTCCGCAGATCAGCGAAACTACTGCGCTGGGCGCGGCGTATCTGGCCGGGCTGGCAGTCGGTTACTGGAAAGACGTGAATGAACTGCAAAGCCAATGGAAGCTGGACCGTCGTTTCTCGCCGGATATTGCGGCTGACGAGGTCAAGCGCCAGATGCACGGCTGGCAACGTGCGGTGAATGCCGCCAAGGCATGGGCCGACGCCACCTGAGGTCAGGTTTAACTCACGTTGAACCTGCGTTCAACGTGAGCCTCGGTCACGTCAACTTGGCCTTCTTTGAGGCAACGCAGTTCTTCTTTTAGGAATCCTTTTCATGTCAACAACTATTGCAAAACCTACCGGCAGGCAATTTGTCGGCGAACTCATATCCGAGGCTATCGCCGTCCTCATCATCATCGCGTTCGGTGATTCAGTCGCGTGCATGTACGTGCTATACGATCCCAGCCCGTACGTGAATGCTTACTGGGGTGTCTGCATGTCGTGGGGCCTGGCCGTAACGCTGGCCATCTATGTGACCGGATCCATTTCGGGTACGCATGCCAATCCTGCGGTAACGCTCGCTCTTGCACTTTTCCGCGGTTTCTCGTGGAAGAAAGTGTTGCCCTACTGGGTAGCGCAACTCGTTGGCGGCATTCTGGGCGCCATCATTGTTTATGCGCTGTTCGGGCCGGTGATCGACCATTACAACCTGGTTCATCATCTGTCACGGGCGGACGGCGGCGCAGCGGGTGTGTTCTTCACGCATCCGGGCTTGGCCATCACCCCCATGCACGCGTTCTCCGATGAAGTCATCCTGACGGCGTTTCTTTTGTTCGGGATTTTCGCCATCACCGAGCAGTTCAACGAAATGGCGCCCCAGGCAAATGCGGGTGCGCTCATGATCGGGTTCCTGGTGGCAATCCTTGGGTCGTCGATGGGTTATCTGGAAGCCTGGGCAATGAATCCGGCCCGCGATCTTGGCCCGCGTTTGTTTGCGTACTTTGCAGGTTGGGGTTCGTCAGCGCTGCCTTCGCCGGACAACTACTGGTGGATTCCGGTGGTCGCTCCGTTGATAGGCGGCGTGATTGGTGGCGGCGCTTATCAACTACTGATTCATCCCTTCTTGCCGGCGCGCGTGCGCGCATTGAAAGCGGAAGCCAATGGCGAGGACTGCGAGCAAGGACAGCGCATTTGACAGGTTAGCAGGCTGACCAGGCTGACTTGGAGTTCAGCCTATGCAATGGCGAAGCGCCGGACGTTGGTTAGTCCGGCGCTTCGCCGCTCAATGCTGCGTTCGCTAGTGTTATCTCGGCCGTTGTTTCTGTCAGCGGCCGCAACTTCCCTCATCCGCGCGGTTGCCCGCTTGGCGGCACTTCGCGATCCAGCTAACAAGCTGAAAAATCGTCGCTCAGGTACACCACGTCTAACCAAGCCGCGCGCCAACCAGTCCTAAGCCACAGTCCAGATCACTGTCCGTTCGACACCGGGGCCACCGCAGTTCCGTTCATCGGTGGCTGCGACATTGACGTTCCATTCTCCGTGGTTCCACCGTAACTGGTAGTGGTGTCTCCTGAATGCACGCGTGCTTCGGCAGCCTGAATATCATTCGGATAGTAAGCGTCCTGCGAGTTGGGGCGCCATCCCGCATTCTCGAGCTGGATCAGATCTGCGCGCACCTGGGCACGCGTGACGGGCTGATCCGTGGTTTGAGCGAACGACATGGCGGGAGTAGCCAAAACTAGAGCAAGTGTTGCGCAGATCAGTGCTTTCATGATGAGTCGCCTCTTTGAAAAGTGGCTTCACTCTCAATGAATGAAGCTCGTGCTTCACCGTCCGGTAAGCGACGGTAAGCAACTTCATTCTGCGCGGCAAGCACTGTCCAGAAGCTGACGCCCAGATGACAAGATCGTCATGTTGCACAGGCCGGCATTCGAAGATAACAACTTTGTAACCTTGCGGTCAGTACCGGGTAAAGACCCGTTCGTCACACTGGCCGCACGTTACGAAGTCTCCGCTTTCAAGCGCAGTTTATCTTCCGGGAATGTCCAATGTGGATTGTCAGACTGGCCCTGCGCAGGCCTTATACCTTTATTGTGCTCGCGATCCTGCTGTTCCTGATCGGACCGCTCGCCATCATGCGTACGCCTACGGATATTTTTCCGAACATCAATATCCCGGTGGTGAGCATTGTCTGGTCGTATAACGGCTTCTCCGCGGAAGACATGGCGAAGCGGATCACGTCGAACTATGAACGCGCACTGACTTCCGATGTTGAAGACATCGAACACATTGAATCGCAGTCGCTGAACGGCGTCTCGGTCATCAAGATATTCTTTCACCCCGGCGCCGACATCAATCGCGCCATCGCCGAAGCCGGCTCCAATTCCGAATCCATCCTGCGCGTGCTGCCGCCAGGCACGTTGCCGCCGAACATCATTACGTACAACGCGTCGACTGTCCCTATCCTGCAACTGGGACTGTCGAGCAACACGCTGCCTGAACAAACGCTCTACGACCTGGGCAACAGCTTCATTCGCACGCAGCTTGCTACGGTGCAGGGCGCGGCCGTACCGCTGCCTTTTGGCGGCAAGATCCGCCAGATCATGATTGACATCGATCCGCGTGCGTTGCAGGCCAAAGGCTTGTCGCCCAGCGACGTAGTCAATGCGGTCAATGCTCAGAACCTGATCCTGCCGGGGGGCACCGCCAAGATCGGCGCACGCGAATACAACGTGCAGATGAACGGCAGCACGGACAGCGTCGCGGCGCTCAACAACTTGCCGATCAAGACCGTCAAAGGCGGTGTGGTGTATGTACGGGACGTCGCGCAAGTGCGTGACGGGTATGCGCCGCAAACCAACATCGTGCGCAGCGACGGCAAGCGCGCCGCGCTGCTCACGGTGGAAAAGACCGGCAGCACGTCGACGCTGACAATCATCGGGCAGATCAAGTCCATGCTGCCGAAGATTGCGGCAGGACTGCCGCAGGCGCTGCACATCACGGCGCTCTCCGATCAGTCGGTATTCGTGAAGTCAGCCGTAACAGGCGTGGTGCGGGAGGCAATGATCGCCGCATGCCTGACTGCGCTGATGATTCTGCTGTTCCTTGGCAGTTGGCGCGCGACGTTAATCATTGCAGTTACCATCCCGCTCTCGGTACTGACCTCGCTGATCGCGCTGTCCGCACTCGGGCAAACCATCAACATCATGACCCTCGGAGGGCTCGCGCTGGCGGTCGGGATCCTGGTCGACGACGCGACGGTTGCTATCGAAAACATCACGCACCATCTGGAACGGGGGGCGCCGCTGCATGATGCCATTCTCAACGGCTCGGGCGAAATCGCGGTCCCTACCTTCGTTTCAACGCTCTCCATCTGCATTGTGTTCGTGCCAATGTTCCTGCTCTCAGGGGTAGCGCGTTATCTGTTTGTGCCGCTTGCTGAAGCGGTTGTGTTTGCGATGTGCGCGTCCTACTTCTTCTCGCGCACCCTGATTCCGACGCTTGCGATGTATCTCATGAAGATGCCATCGGAAGACGGCAGGCCAGCACGCGGGCCGCTCGCTTTCCTGATGCGATTCCAGGCGGGGTTCGAACGTCGCTTCGAAAAATTGCGGCACGGCTATAAGGCGACGCTCAGCCGCGCCATTGAAAATCGTCGCCGGTTCCTGCTGGTGTTCATGCTGCTCTGCGTGGGCTCATTCGCGCTCGTTCCCTTCACAGGCCGCGACTTTTTCCCGGCTGTTGATACCGGCGAAATTCGCCTGCACATGCGTGCTCCCACCGGCACCCGGATCGAGCAGACTGCGCGTCTCGCGGATGAAGTCGAAGCGAAGATCGGCACAGTCATTCCGAAATCGGACGAGGCCGCGTTGCTCGACAACATCGGCGTGCCGGTGAGCGGTATCAACCTGACCTATGACTCGTCGGCGCCGGTCGGATCGGAAGACGCGGACATCATGATCACGTTGAAGAAAGGACACGCGCCCACGGCGGACTACGTCGCAAAATTGCGGAACGTATTGACCGCGTCGTTCCCCGGCACCATCTTCGCGTTCCTCCCGGCGGATATCGTGAGCCAGATCCTCAACTTCGGCCTCCCCGCGCCGATCGACATCCAGATCGTCGGCAACAAGCTCGACCAGAACCGTGTGGTTGCAAACAACTTGCTGGCAAAGCTGAGAACCGTCCGTGGTCTGGTCGATGCCCGCATTCAGCAGCCCGGCGACGAACCCGCGATCAACGTCAACGTAGATCGGACCAAGGCGATGCAAGCCGGTCTCACACAGCGCGATGTTGCGCAGAACCTGCTGATCGCGCTGTCGGGTAGTTCGCAGACCACACCAAATTTCTGGCTCGATCCGAAGAACGGCGTGAGTTATCCGTTGATGACCGAAGTGCCGCAATACGACATTCATTCGCTGCAAACGCTGGCGAACGTACCCTTGACGAAGGACGTCACATCCCCGTCGCCGCAAAGCCTGTTGGGTTCATTGGGCACGATGTCACGTGGCACGCAGCAAGCCGTGGTCTCACACTACAACGTGCAGCCCGTGCTTGATATCTTCGCTTCAGCGCAAGGACGCGATCTCGGCGGCGTGGCGTCCGACGTGACCCGGCTCGTGGACCAGGCGCAGGCACAGTTGCCCGCCGGCTCGTCAATCGTGGTCCGCGGCCAGGTGCAGTCGATGAATGAATCGTTTAGCGGCCTGGGACTGGGACTCGTATTCGCCATCGCGCTGGTCTACCTGCTCATGGTCGTGAACTTCCAGTCGTGGATCGACCCGCTGATCATCATTAGCGGCTTGCCCGCGTCACTCGCGGGTATTGCCTGGATGCTCTTCGCCACGCACACCACGCTAAGCGTTCCCGCGCTCACAGGCACCATCCTGTGCATCGGTATTGCAACGGCCAACAGCATTCTCGTCATCAACACGGCGCGCGAGATGTTGCAGGGTGGCGCGGCGCCGCTGACCGCTGCTCTTGAAGCCGGCTTCAATCGCTTCCGGCCCGTGCTGATGACCGCGCTCGCCATGTTGATCGGCATGTTGCCGATGGCGCTTGGTCTGGGTGACGGCGGCGAACAGAACGCGCCGCTTGGGCGTGCCGTGATCGGCGGCCTGGCGATTGGCACGGTCTCCACCCTTCTTTTCGTCCCGGTCGTATTCGGCATGGTCCACGCGTGGATCGAAAGGCGCCGTTTGAGCAAAGCGGCGCGCCAAGCTAATCCGGCCATTCAGTGACCGCCTTTAGACGAGCTTAGACAATGAACCATCACAACGACATGCACGAACCACCGGCGTTGGCCGGTGAGACGAACCCGAAGCTTGCCCCTAAGCCTGACACCAAGCGACGCTTCATGATGCCGCTGGCATTCGGCGCTATTGCTGCCACGTTGCTCGTTGTCGGCATTGTTCCGAGACTTCAAGCCAGCACCGCGCTGACCTCGCAAGCCGCTGCGCAACGTGCGCTCAGCGTCTCGATCATCAAGCCGCGCCGCGCACCTGCCGTCCAGGAGCTGCTGCTGCCCGGTTCGGTGATGCCCTACGCCGACGCCGCGATCTATGCCCGCACAAGCGGTTACCTCGAGCACTGGTACGCCGACATTGGTGCGAGAGTGAAGACAGGGCAAACGCTGGCCGTCATCCAGACGCCGGAGCTCGATGCACAGCTTAGTCAGGCCCGCGCCGACGAAGCAACGGCACAAGC includes these proteins:
- a CDS encoding DUF4148 domain-containing protein, whose translation is MKALICATLALVLATPAMSFAQTTDQPVTRAQVRADLIQLENAGWRPNSQDAYYPNDIQAAEARVHSGDTTTSYGGTTENGTSMSQPPMNGTAVAPVSNGQ
- a CDS encoding MIP/aquaporin family protein; this translates as MSTTIAKPTGRQFVGELISEAIAVLIIIAFGDSVACMYVLYDPSPYVNAYWGVCMSWGLAVTLAIYVTGSISGTHANPAVTLALALFRGFSWKKVLPYWVAQLVGGILGAIIVYALFGPVIDHYNLVHHLSRADGGAAGVFFTHPGLAITPMHAFSDEVILTAFLLFGIFAITEQFNEMAPQANAGALMIGFLVAILGSSMGYLEAWAMNPARDLGPRLFAYFAGWGSSALPSPDNYWWIPVVAPLIGGVIGGGAYQLLIHPFLPARVRALKAEANGEDCEQGQRI
- the glpK gene encoding glycerol kinase GlpK, which encodes MQEQYILALDQGTTSSRAMVFDRQGNVVSVAQKEFGQIYPQPGWVEHDPQEIWSTQAGVAAEAVTRAGLNGASIAAIGITNQRETTIVWDRETGQPIYNAIVWQDRRTADFCDELKAQGLEEKVRAKTGLPIDSYFSATKIRWILDNVEGAREKAKQGRLAFGTVDSWLVWNFTKHGLHITDVTNASRTMLFNIHTLKWDDELLDALDIPRSMLPEVRASSDVYGPTKTTVFASKIPLAGIAGDQHAALFGQMCTKSGMVKNTYGTGCFLVMNTGDKPIESRNNLVTTIAWQIGDQVNYALEGSIFIGGAVVQWIRDGLGIIKSANEIEALARSVAHSDGVYMVPAFAGLGAPHWNARARGTLFGVTRGTTSAHIARAALESIAFQSIDVLKAMEADSGIRIGELRVDGGAVANNLLMQFQADMLGVDVVRPQISETTALGAAYLAGLAVGYWKDVNELQSQWKLDRRFSPDIAADEVKRQMHGWQRAVNAAKAWADAT
- a CDS encoding efflux RND transporter permease subunit codes for the protein MWIVRLALRRPYTFIVLAILLFLIGPLAIMRTPTDIFPNINIPVVSIVWSYNGFSAEDMAKRITSNYERALTSDVEDIEHIESQSLNGVSVIKIFFHPGADINRAIAEAGSNSESILRVLPPGTLPPNIITYNASTVPILQLGLSSNTLPEQTLYDLGNSFIRTQLATVQGAAVPLPFGGKIRQIMIDIDPRALQAKGLSPSDVVNAVNAQNLILPGGTAKIGAREYNVQMNGSTDSVAALNNLPIKTVKGGVVYVRDVAQVRDGYAPQTNIVRSDGKRAALLTVEKTGSTSTLTIIGQIKSMLPKIAAGLPQALHITALSDQSVFVKSAVTGVVREAMIAACLTALMILLFLGSWRATLIIAVTIPLSVLTSLIALSALGQTINIMTLGGLALAVGILVDDATVAIENITHHLERGAPLHDAILNGSGEIAVPTFVSTLSICIVFVPMFLLSGVARYLFVPLAEAVVFAMCASYFFSRTLIPTLAMYLMKMPSEDGRPARGPLAFLMRFQAGFERRFEKLRHGYKATLSRAIENRRRFLLVFMLLCVGSFALVPFTGRDFFPAVDTGEIRLHMRAPTGTRIEQTARLADEVEAKIGTVIPKSDEAALLDNIGVPVSGINLTYDSSAPVGSEDADIMITLKKGHAPTADYVAKLRNVLTASFPGTIFAFLPADIVSQILNFGLPAPIDIQIVGNKLDQNRVVANNLLAKLRTVRGLVDARIQQPGDEPAINVNVDRTKAMQAGLTQRDVAQNLLIALSGSSQTTPNFWLDPKNGVSYPLMTEVPQYDIHSLQTLANVPLTKDVTSPSPQSLLGSLGTMSRGTQQAVVSHYNVQPVLDIFASAQGRDLGGVASDVTRLVDQAQAQLPAGSSIVVRGQVQSMNESFSGLGLGLVFAIALVYLLMVVNFQSWIDPLIIISGLPASLAGIAWMLFATHTTLSVPALTGTILCIGIATANSILVINTAREMLQGGAAPLTAALEAGFNRFRPVLMTALAMLIGMLPMALGLGDGGEQNAPLGRAVIGGLAIGTVSTLLFVPVVFGMVHAWIERRRLSKAARQANPAIQ